Below is a genomic region from Scomber scombrus chromosome 3, fScoSco1.1, whole genome shotgun sequence.
ttcaatattttattattatttgtcaaTGGAAATTTTTGAAAACGTCTAACTCGTGAATGTCCTTGCAGTACCAATTTAACTCAATCACATTGGACCTCTACTGATAACTACTCTCTGATTTCCTGGATATTAATGGGGATTGCTGAggtgttatgttatgttaagtTATGAATGTGTTTAAGTATGAAGGAGTGAATCAGTGCGTGAGAGAGATAATTTACCTCTGACATAACTGTCATTTCAGTAATAAGTTTGAACTAGTATGGATGGTGATGACTGCAATGGCCGGTCTTACATATCAGGTAGGTTTCCTTATTTTACCACACATACTGCATTATTAACCACAGCTCTCACCATATTTAAATGacaagtttttcttttgttttatttttggttgcAGCTAGTGGAGACTCTTCAATGGAGAGGGAGTTTTCTGGGGCCCTTGGAGGTCCAACAGTGAGCACTCCCAACAGCAAGGAGACCTCTCCTAGTCGCTCCCTCAGTGGTCAGTGAGAAACTTTGTGTGAATCCCACAGTTTTGTGTAAAGGTTAAAAGACTTTCTTGCAAAAGTATCACGGCTGGTGCAGAAAATATGGAGGTTGTATTATGTCAAATCATTGTTATCTATCAATCAGTcgattgtttttcttgtttaattACATGACAACATTCCTCAAACTAGAGCTGTCATGACTGAATAAAAATTAGACTAATAGCAATATCTGTTTATTGCCTAAAGAATATAAGACATATAAGACAGCTATCAGTAGCTTCAAATACCCAGAATAAAGGCTGAAATTGGTTTGTCCacagtaaatattgtaaaacattgttttctgaATGTATGCAAACTTCTAAAAGATTTACTGGTTCATGAAGAAATACAAAGGTACAAACACAAACGATAATATCGTAAAGCATATTAGCATCAACttgataaataatgaaaataaattgccACTTCTGGGCCAGCCTTACTCTAATCACGTAATTCACGTGCTGTAAACCTGTTTTAACCCTTCTGTGCCACTTAATTTGTCCTTAAACATATTGGTCAACAGTTTATCTCTCTCAagccccttttttatttttgccttgtGCCTCCGTAGCCAACTCCATAAAAGTGGAGTTGTACAGTGATGAAGACCCAGGTCGCAGTACTGAGGATGAAAGAGGGGAGCGGGTAGAGGAAGGAGGTGCAGAACAAGGAACTGAGGCAGTTGGAGGCTACAGGGAGCTCACCAATCCTGAAACCATGCCAACTGGAGCCATTAGACTGCCAAATGGGAAGCTCAAGTGTGACATTTGTGGAATGATCTGCATTGGGCCGAATGTTCTCATGGTGCACAAACGCAGTCACACAGGTAACTGATCCATTTAGTTCAGATAAGCCTTCTCTGTGAGAAAGCATAAAAttagtttcatttttgtaaaatggattaagaaaagaagaacaaaagatTTTGAGCTTTAACATGTAATGGGGTGGAATATTTGTTGAAAATACTCTGCATTGATTTGCTGAATAAGAAATATCAATGcacatgaacatttaaagaGCTTGACAGACTAACCCTTTCTtcatacgttttttttttaaagttaaatgtgGAGAGCTGACACCTTATTTTAACCTACTTGGCAGGGGGGGAAACTAATCGGATGAtggatgacattttaaaagctgtgtGTTCTTGCAGTTTAATAGATGGATCTGTATGTGAGGCAGTGTGCCAGACACCATAGATGAAGTTAGAGAAGTTGTGTTAACAGGTTTGATCTTTCCACAGGTGAGCGACCATTCCAGTGTAATCAGTGTGGTGCCTCCTTCACTCAAAAGGGTAACCTGCTCCGTCACATCAAGCTTCACTCAGGGGAGAAGCCCTTTAAATGTCCCTTCTGCAGCTATGCTTGTCGAAGACGAGATGCGCTTACTGGCCACCTTCGTACCCATGCAGGTAGGGAAGATTCAACCCTgatatgtgacttttttgtgtaatagtgaacaaaaacaataataatgataatcttCCTACTTTGTCGTCAGTGTCCTCTCCAACTGTAGGGAAGCCCTATAAGTGCAGTTACTGCGGCCGTAGTTACAAGCAGCAGAGCACCTTGGAGGAGCACCGTGAGCGTTGCCACAGCTACTTACAGAGCCTGGAGTCAAAGCAGCCAACCAGCGCTCAGAATccaggtgtgtgttgtgtgacaTTAATGGAGATAACATGTCAGAGggacaaaacattttctcaggTAAATCACAATATGTTGTGTTTCTAAAGGGATTGTAACAGCATCTAATGTAGAAATGTAATCTACCCCCATAACAGGATAATGCACACAATCCCTCAGTTTCAGTAACTTTTATATCCAGTGTTGGTTTAGAGTCTAATGAAAACCAGCTTACAACTTTTAGGATTTctgaaaacctaaaaaatacaacagtttGTTTGTATCTTGTgcaggagaggagatgagggagCTAGAGTTTATACCAGACTCTCTACTGCAACCCTCCTCAGACAAGATGGCATTTATCGATCGGCTCGCTAACAGCATCACCAAACGCAAGAGATCCACACCACAAAAATTTGTAGGTGAGCATTTGGTCTCAGAGCGGACAGGTTGAGGAAACTGAGAAAGCCACAATCACTGCTCGAATTGGGCACCATGTGTATTAGGATTTATCTTTTGGTCTTAGTGGTATGAGATCCAGGTTTCTGGATTTTATGTAGCTATATCACAAGCTGTATGATTCACCATAACTTCAAACCAAATATCGATGTGAATCAGATCAGTTTATTCTGTGCTTTGCTTTGACATTTATTGTTGCACGTGGCTGTCCCAGGGAGTTGTGAATACTGACTTAAGACAGGCATTTCAATTAAATAGCTGACAAGTGAATAGTGACCATTCATAAACTTTATTATACACCATAAttcaaagttttatttttacatggtTGGTCTGTTGGTCCACCACTtgggatggattgccatgagaTTTTTTACAGCTATTCACGCCCCTGCTCAGGATGAATTGCAATGACTTTGATGAACCTCTGAAAAGAAACTTCAGTTAATAACCAAGTACCTGCAAAACTCCAATCTTTCATTCCCATGAGCCTCAGCCCTGTTGTGCCTAGTACAGCCTCTCAGAGTCTCTCCCTTGACTGTAGGATCTTTGTTTGTCCTGCACTGTGTAACCCCTCTGGGATAACAGGTTTGACCACCTAATAACAGAATCCATACTAGTCATCttaactaaaatgtttttagGGGCTAAATTTAATAAGAAAAtgattttgaattaaaaatcaatcaacATAACTAAGAGATGCTAACTACCAGATCCACAATGAATCAAAAATTTGGCCGAGCCCAAATATTTTTAGGGAAATGCTTCTGTGAGAGGTTTCCACAGTACGATATCAAAAGATTGTGGTTCTTTATTGCAGGACAGAAGCACATACGTCTCAACCTTGGAGATGCACCTTATGAGCTCAGTGCTGGTCTGGATAAAGATGGGGAGATGCACCCAGGGGACCTCGAAGCTCCACACTTTACTGGCCTGGGAGGAGAGTATGCAGGTCTAGCAGGTAACGGAGGAGGAGGGGTATCAGACACACTGAGGCTTCTACACCATCCCACTACTCACCCTTCATGTTTATCAGAACTTGGGCCGATGCACAGCTCCGCTCACACTCCTGTTGCTCTCGGCCCGCGCCTGGATTGTACAGGGACGGGAGCTGGGCTGGGAGGTGCAGGTGTCGGGGGAAGGGAGGCAGCAGAAGGTCACGAGGACCTTCCTGTGGGTCGAAGTCACGCGTCCTCACCAAGCAACGGTTGCCAGGACTCTACGGACACAGAAAGCATGCCAGATGAGCCGTGCAACAATACTGCTCTGACTCCGACTCTGAACAGCAACAACGGCCATCATCTCCTCCACTCCCACAACCATAACCCAGCGCCTCCTCTGATTGTACACCACAGGAGTAGGGACAGACACGGCCCCATCCATGCCAAAGAAAGGGAGGTGGAAAGAGAAGATGGAGGTCACTCGGTACCCCCACCTCCTGCTCTTGCTCCAACTCCCAGCTCACCTACAGCACCCTCCTCCACCTGCAGGGAGGCTTATCGGGTTGTAGATGGGGATGGCCGAGCCGTGCGCACTTTTCGATGCGAGCACTGTCGTGTGCTTTTCCTGGACCACGTCATGTTTACCATCCACATGGGCTGCCACGGTTTTCGCCAGCCTTTTGAGTGCAACATCTGTGGCCACCGGAGCCAGGACCGCTATGAATTTTCTTCACACATCGTTCGCGGAGAGCACATCCTTGACTGAGGATAAAGGGTGGACAACCTGCTTCACCTAGAGCTATTTTTACACTGAGACAAGGACCTGGTTGGGTTTGGTCTGCACAGGGGGATTAAACGGGCAGTGAAGGCTTGGAAGTATCTCAAACAGGCACtgatatttgtatttatgtatatgacATGTACTATGAATGGAAGGCTTACAGATGTGTTCCTGAAAATTTTAATGCACTTTGAACGATGAATCAATTTTAAATGCACTATTAATCAAATGTTTTCTAATGCAGATGAAGAGCCAATGCACTTTTTCATCTGCAGACGTGCCTTGCTCCAAAATTCAGGATTCAAACCTGACGCACAAATTACGGTAGACAAATCTGACTGCAGCCCATAACCTGAAAACATTCCCCTTGTGCTCTTTAACAGatataacattaaaaagtcAACTGTGAAGTCGATAGCATCTATAGAGATTGTAATGCCTCCTTCTAAAAAGCACTTTTTTCAACTAATTGATTCCCTAACAAACATTATGTTCAAGTTTTTTCCAACTAAGAGTAGATTGCGTacagtgtggttttttttaacgCTACATGAAGTGCAGACCAAACTCAAGAACCAGGTCGTAGTCGAATAGATGTGTTTGAGGGGTTGTCCGTGAATTAGAAACGCACTTTTTGTTTGtaagttgggggggggggaatttgtgtgtgtgtgtgtgtgtgtgtgtgtgtgtgtgtgtgtgtgtgtgtgtgtgtgtgtgaacatgacAGACCCTGCGTTTTTGGAAGTAAAGTGAAAAATGAAGgcctttttatttgtgtgaatgCCAGTatgatatgtttgtttttcttttctatgaCTGCTTTTGTTGCACTGATACCTGCCAGAATACTATGATTatattaaactattttataGAATACATTAATGACCTGCACATTTCTCTCAAGGTGAGAAAACATCACAATGCGTTTTTCTCACTGGTAACGGAGCATCACTGCCACAATTTTAGAGATTAGTGAAGAGTTTAGTATCTCTGAGATTCCTCTTCATAACTACATAAAACTgcaaacaaacttttttttttcatttaagttatttttaaatgattttgttgttattatctCATTGTATTGTGCCTTTCTTCACCCTGATCAAACCTTATTGACCAGACTTGAAGACATGAACTACCAGCTGACATGTCTTCAAACAATGGATCTTTGTGGTTGATTTTAATCATCTTTTGAGATCAATAATTTAAGTACTGAAGTTGTATCCAATACACTGGCTTAAAGGTTTGCAAAATATTTACTTCATCCTGCTCAACAGAAACATAGTGTTGATTTTTCATTGAATTGTTAGCAAAGAACCGATTCTGCTAATGTATCAAAGACTAATGTGCTTGGCATTTGACACATGCTGCTATGACTGAATGAGTGCAGTGTTGAGTGGCAGTTTACTACCGTCCTCACGGGTTTaatccaaaaaatgtttaatttttcctGGAAAACACGTTAGTTTTAGAAAGTCTCTGGTCATGGAGAGTGGATCGGGTGTTTCTCAGAATCAGTGGTTTTCTACAATAAATTGTCCTGTCTTGTTAACACAGTGCAGAGGCATCTGAAATGTGTCAGGCTACAATTTGATTTTGCACACATTGAGCACAATAAGGAGTTTCATGAACTATCAGCTTTACTTTATGCTTGATAGcactgcttaaaaaaaaagctctgcagTAGATTGATGACAACCAATTAATAATCATACTTTACACGTGTAAAAGAAAGATCAATGTCTTAAACCTGATATTTTTCCTGTTGGTGCTGTCCAATAAGCAAACCTATTGAATCTAGACAACAGAATTGGGCTAAAAAATAATCACAGAACTTGTGTGAATAAACATCTTCTAAAAGTGGTCAGAAATTAACTTTGGGAAAGACACTGACAGACTGAATAACTGAATTTTCGTAGATCCTCCAACTTGACTTGAAAAATGTGTAGATTAGCAAGATCTTCCCCATATGTTTATCAAAAgtaatattttgatttaatttcatAAAGTCTCAAAGTTTATATCCCCATGGCTTCAAGAAATGCTGCTTTTCAGGGGTCTTTTGCAGGCTACACGGAAGCCACAGAACCAGTCCATACTCTAAATTATCATTTTAGTGATTGAACAATTCCTCCGTTCCATCATTATTAAATTGAACTAAATGTGCAGAaacatttatgatgtttttatgaAGAGGAATTTAGAAAGCATTTGGTTTTTCAGTTAAATTTAGCTCATCATGAGTGTGGTTCTCTATGGCACCAAATACAGTTTCTCCATGACTGAGCCAAAGAACCACCAATTCCTGCTCTTTAGCACTTTTTGCTATTACAGTTGTAAAAATGGAAAGTTAGTCAAAGTATATGACGAGATTTGTATATACAGTGTGACTTAGGAAGAAAACCGCAAAAGGTTAAATTCCTCTTTTAATTGCTGTCCGTTGAACCTTGTagatggtaaaaatgtctattaTTCAGTTATCTCCATTCCGTTTTGAAGGAGACTCTTAGAAAATATCATTTggggtttcattttttaaataaatgtaaatgtttaccTAAATTTACTtatgtttttagattttttcttAAGTGAAACCACAATTACCTGATCAGAAAGTTGGCTTTAGTGCACATTGTTGTGATTCTTAAAAAGGCACAATGCACTATGGTGATTTTTTTCACAAGTACAGAAACACAAACCTAAGTAGGCAATGCTAAAAGTTTCTCTTCCAAAgtaattgtttcatttaataGTCCAATTATTTTGCCTTAATACCAACAATTAATTCTGTGGTCATGTTGAGAAAGAACTGCTTGTAAATTGAGTGCTTAACATCCAGCAAAGACTCCAAAAATTCTGTTCCCTGCTCTTTAAAATCTGACATAAATTATCATTTGACATCGTAGTTGTTGCACATCACTGAAATTGTCATATAAGTTTGCCAAAATAACCCCAACTGATTTCTTACACTAATATTCACtgtatattctttatttaagCAACAATTAGCAACTACAGACACCCGGGTGTGATACTTCATCAGTTGGTGTGATTTCTGTGTAGTACTTTGCTATTGTGCCTTTGGCCTGAGGTCTTCTCTACATTGTTTTCCCCTACAGTTgaaatttttacatttttaagtgttaagCTTTTCCCCATAACTGTTAATCCTGTGGTGCAAATGCTGCACATTACGGCCATATTTTATAAATCTTTACAGCTGTGGACCTAAAACCTACTAGTAGGCAgaattaatttatcatttttgcaATCAGTTGACTATAGATCCATCAAGAGGAAAGGACTTTGATGCTGACCGCTAAAGCCAAAGAAAACTTCTATTGACCTGATCCCTCAGACCTTTTGTCACCAAAATTGTACAAAAACAGTAACAGCTAGGACAGTTCATGTTGTAGGTAATCCTCTGCTGAAGTTGTATTTAAGTTGCAAATTTTGGAGGAAAACTCATCTGAAAAGGTTTCGCCTTCTGTCCCCTTCACACGTTGAGAATGTGGGTGtaggtgtttttcttttattgtgctACTGACAGTAATGTGCTTCTAAACCTGATGCATGTGGTACCAATGCCGTTTGCTCCTCAACCCATCTTTCCATTTTAATCTTAAGGATAACCAAATGAAGACTTGGTCTTGActttaccttaaaaaaaaaaaaaaaacctttgtgaaatcttgtgttcaaatgtttaaCTTCTGAAGTTTCCCTTGTTGCACTGTTTCCTTCAGTTTCACTCTTCGTTCACCTCCCGACTGTAAATGGTCTATCGCTTTAAGTAACTGCAGAGCCTTTTTAAGTGTATCATGTAATTATGCATTTGCGTAATTCGATCTTAAAACTACTGTAAGTTTTGTACTGTAAGAAAATCTAttccaaataaaatatttgacagGCCTGTTTTTCCTACAACTACAAACACACGATAG
It encodes:
- the LOC133977780 gene encoding zinc finger protein Eos-like, which gives rise to MDGDDCNGRSYISASGDSSMEREFSGALGGPTVSTPNSKETSPSRSLSANSIKVELYSDEDPGRSTEDERGERVEEGGAEQGTEAVGGYRELTNPETMPTGAIRLPNGKLKCDICGMICIGPNVLMVHKRSHTGERPFQCNQCGASFTQKGNLLRHIKLHSGEKPFKCPFCSYACRRRDALTGHLRTHAVSSPTVGKPYKCSYCGRSYKQQSTLEEHRERCHSYLQSLESKQPTSAQNPGEEMRELEFIPDSLLQPSSDKMAFIDRLANSITKRKRSTPQKFVGQKHIRLNLGDAPYELSAGLDKDGEMHPGDLEAPHFTGLGGEYAGLAGNGGGGVSDTLRLLHHPTTHPSCLSELGPMHSSAHTPVALGPRLDCTGTGAGLGGAGVGGREAAEGHEDLPVGRSHASSPSNGCQDSTDTESMPDEPCNNTALTPTLNSNNGHHLLHSHNHNPAPPLIVHHRSRDRHGPIHAKEREVEREDGGHSVPPPPALAPTPSSPTAPSSTCREAYRVVDGDGRAVRTFRCEHCRVLFLDHVMFTIHMGCHGFRQPFECNICGHRSQDRYEFSSHIVRGEHILD